DNA from Arthrobacter sp. StoSoilB19:
TCAGGAACTACCCGCCCGCACTGGTGGCGGAGATCTGCGGCGTCCCGGCGGAGCAGATCTCCGAAGCCGCCCGTATCATCGGCCACGCCGAGCGGCTGCTGTCCACGGTGCTTCAGGGTTTCTACCAGTCCAACCAGGCCACCGCCGCCGCTGTCCAGGTCAACAACATCAACATCATCCGCGGCATGCTGGGCAAGCCAGGCTGCGGCATCCTGCAGATGAACGGCCAGCCCACCGCGGAGAACACCCGCGAATGCGGGGCCGACGGCGACCTGGCCGCCTTCCGCAACTGGTCCAACGACGCCCACATCCAGGACCTCGCCAGGGTGTGGAACATCGACCCCATGTCCATCCCGCACTACTCACCGCCAACGCACGTCATGCAGATGATGCGGTACGCGGAGGACGGCTCCATCCGGATGCTGTGGGTCAGCGGCACCAACCCCGCCGTTTCGCTGCCCGAACTGAAGCGGATCCGCAGCATCCTGGAACAGGACCGCCTGTTCCTGGTGGTGCAGGACATCTTCCTGTCCGAGACCGCCCAGCTGGCCGATGTCGTGCTTCCAGCTGCGACCTGGGGCGAAAAGACGGGCACCTTCACCAACGTGGACCGTACCGTCCACCTGTCGGAGAAGGCCGTGGACCCACCCGGTGAGGCCCGGCCCGACCTGGAAATCTTCATCGACTACGCCCACCGGATGGGCCTGCAGGACAGGGACGGGCAGCCGCTGATCAAGTGGCACGATCCAGAGTCCGCCTTCGAAGCGTGGAAGGAATGCACCCGCGGCCGCCCCTGCGACTACACCGGCATCACCTATGACAAGCTGCGCGGCGGCTCCGGCATCCAGTGGCCGTGCAACGAGGAAAACCCGGACGGCACGGAGCGCATCTATGCCGACGGGAAGTTCTGGGCCCACCCGGAGTACTGCGAAACGTACGGCCGCGACCTGATCACCGGGGCGCCCGTGGAGCCGTCCGAATACAAGGCCCTCAACCCGGAGGGCAAGGCCATCATCAAAGCCGCCGAGTACATGCCGCCGCACGAGCTGCCCAGCCGGGACTTCCCGCTCCAGCTCATCACCGGCCGCACGCTCTACCAGTTCCACACCCGCACCAAGACAGGCCGGGCGCCGGAGCTGCAGGCGGCCGCGCCGGACGTCTGGGTGGAGTTGTCAGCGGACGACGCCGGCGCGTACGGGATTGCCGAGGGCGACCTTGCAGAGGTGGAGACACCCCGCGGTTCAGTCCGTGCCAGGGTGCGGATCAGCGGGATCCGGAACGGGGTGCTGTTCCTGCCGTTCCACTACGGCTACTGGGACACCAACGGCGGCCACCGGCCGGACGGCCCGGGCCGGGCGGCCAATGAGCTGACCATCACGGACTGGGACGCCGCCTCCAAGCAGCCCATCTTCAAGA
Protein-coding regions in this window:
- a CDS encoding nitrate reductase — its product is MARIDRIAEPWGTRTPYGSGGEWPVRVDTHLAEGVAPEDVDRWVQTASLLHSNGDAMDIAVKDNRIVGVRGRAVDRVNHGRLGPKDLYGWQANASADRLTTPLIREGGKLVETDWDTAMQRVVDRSKALLAEQGPSAIGFYTTGQLFSEEYYTLGTLAHGGIGTNHVDGNTRLCTATAGEALKESFGCDGQPGSYTDVDHADVIALYGHNVAETQTVLWTRMLDRLAGPNPPKIICVDPRLTPVAKAATLHLAPRPGTNVALMNGILHDIIANGWVDHEYIKAHTVGFPELEKEVRNYPPALVAEICGVPAEQISEAARIIGHAERLLSTVLQGFYQSNQATAAAVQVNNINIIRGMLGKPGCGILQMNGQPTAENTRECGADGDLAAFRNWSNDAHIQDLARVWNIDPMSIPHYSPPTHVMQMMRYAEDGSIRMLWVSGTNPAVSLPELKRIRSILEQDRLFLVVQDIFLSETAQLADVVLPAATWGEKTGTFTNVDRTVHLSEKAVDPPGEARPDLEIFIDYAHRMGLQDRDGQPLIKWHDPESAFEAWKECTRGRPCDYTGITYDKLRGGSGIQWPCNEENPDGTERIYADGKFWAHPEYCETYGRDLITGAPVEPSEYKALNPEGKAIIKAAEYMPPHELPSRDFPLQLITGRTLYQFHTRTKTGRAPELQAAAPDVWVELSADDAGAYGIAEGDLAEVETPRGSVRARVRISGIRNGVLFLPFHYGYWDTNGGHRPDGPGRAANELTITDWDAASKQPIFKTAAARITRVSGGDGPSLAPTTTASAPVGDFPEEARTKGTAAALADEETGTAGGAR